The Streptomyces sp. NBC_00224 genome has a window encoding:
- a CDS encoding alpha-2,8-polysialyltransferase family protein, translating to MRTTQIFLATTLYGVATLAAALDSDCFGPADRRLLLVSNNAPIPETSPSLDTMPGFESLRGRFDGVLSWNETIAPMHPGGWAPRADDVPLWERQLRRAWDLGDDRIELAVESIQVNPAGAVAQLFPDAPLHVYADGLMSYGPTRNKLDPLVGSRVRRVLHLDLVPGLEPLLLGEFGVGAEVIPTAAFTKVVGELAAQGDGLDVPGGAALLLGQYLAALSILTEAEEEKLHLAMVRGAAARGHRHIVFKPHPSAPPAWSESLRTQAQELDVELTVLESPLLAEVLYERIRPALVVGCFSTALLTASAFYGIPVARTGTDLLLDRLTPYQNSNRVPVTLVDALLPPLEGEAPEPPHDLAELVAAVGYAMQSEIRPDLRPTAERYLSRRLTPHTWRYFKRRRLTTLALPGAIPGQLAFIPRNATVRKLARRARAAARRARAA from the coding sequence ATGCGTACGACTCAGATCTTCCTGGCGACCACGCTGTACGGAGTGGCGACGCTGGCCGCCGCACTCGACAGCGACTGCTTCGGCCCGGCCGACCGCCGACTGCTCCTGGTCAGCAACAACGCCCCGATCCCGGAGACTTCGCCGTCGCTGGACACGATGCCCGGCTTCGAGTCACTGCGGGGGCGCTTCGACGGGGTGCTGTCGTGGAACGAGACCATCGCGCCGATGCACCCGGGCGGCTGGGCGCCGCGCGCCGACGACGTCCCGCTGTGGGAGCGGCAGCTGCGGCGCGCCTGGGACCTCGGGGACGACCGGATCGAGCTGGCCGTCGAGTCCATCCAGGTCAACCCGGCGGGCGCGGTCGCCCAGCTCTTCCCGGACGCGCCGCTGCACGTGTACGCGGACGGGCTGATGAGCTACGGCCCCACCCGCAACAAGCTGGACCCGCTGGTGGGTTCGCGGGTGCGGCGCGTTCTGCACCTGGACCTGGTGCCGGGCCTGGAGCCGCTGCTGCTCGGCGAGTTCGGGGTGGGCGCGGAGGTGATCCCGACGGCGGCCTTCACCAAGGTGGTGGGCGAACTGGCCGCCCAGGGCGACGGGCTCGATGTGCCCGGGGGCGCGGCCCTGCTGCTCGGCCAGTACCTGGCCGCGCTCTCGATCCTCACCGAGGCGGAGGAGGAGAAGCTGCACCTCGCCATGGTGCGGGGCGCGGCCGCGCGCGGCCACCGCCACATCGTCTTCAAGCCGCACCCCTCGGCCCCGCCCGCCTGGTCCGAGTCCCTGCGCACCCAGGCTCAGGAGCTGGACGTCGAACTGACGGTCCTGGAGAGCCCGTTGCTGGCCGAGGTGCTCTACGAGCGCATCCGTCCGGCCCTGGTCGTCGGCTGCTTCTCCACCGCGCTCCTGACCGCGTCGGCGTTCTACGGCATCCCGGTCGCCCGCACCGGCACGGATCTGCTCCTGGACCGCCTCACCCCGTACCAGAACAGCAACCGGGTGCCGGTGACGCTGGTGGACGCGCTGCTGCCGCCGCTGGAGGGCGAGGCGCCCGAGCCGCCGCACGACCTGGCGGAGCTGGTGGCGGCGGTCGGCTACGCGATGCAGTCCGAGATCCGCCCCGATCTGCGCCCCACGGCCGAGCGCTACCTCTCCCGCCGGCTGACCCCGCACACCTGGCGCTACTTCAAGCGCCGCCGCCTGACGACCCTGGCCCTCCCGGGCGCGATCCCGGGCCAGCTCGCCTTCATCCCGCGCAACGCGACGGTACGGAAGCTGGCGCGGCGGGCGCGGGCGGCGGCTCGGCGGGCGCGGGCCGCGTAG